Proteins from one Procambarus clarkii isolate CNS0578487 chromosome 40, FALCON_Pclarkii_2.0, whole genome shotgun sequence genomic window:
- the LOC123757750 gene encoding uncharacterized protein: MAGHRGGWRATRAGGGPQGRVAGHAGGWRATGAGGGPRGRVAGHAGGWRATGAGGGPQGRVAGHAGGWRATRAGGGPQGRVAGHRGGWRATRAGGGPQERVAGHRGGWRATGAGGGPRGRVAGHRGGWRATRAGGGPQGRVAGHTGGWRATGAGGGPQGRVAGHAGGWRATGAGGGPRGRVAGHRGGWRATRAGGGPQGRVAGHRGGWRATRAGGGPQGRVAGHAGGWWATGAGGGPHGRVAGHRGGWRATGAGGGPQGRVAGHAGGWRATGAGGGPQGRVAGHAGGWRATGAGGGPQGRVAGHAGGWRATGAGGGPRGRVAGHRGGWRATRAGGGPQGRVAGHRGGWRATRAGGGPQGRVAGHAGGWRATGAGGGPQGRVAGHAGGWRATGAGGGPRGRVAGYRGGWRVTRVGGGPHGRVAGHTGGSGSRPCGPAWRSIWTPPGHLKYPE, encoded by the coding sequence ATGGCGGGCCACAGGGGCGGGTGGCGGGCCACGCGGGCGGGTGGCGGGCCACAGGGGCGGGTAGCGGGCCACGCGGGCGGGTGGCGGGCCACAGGGGCGGGTGGCGGGCCACGCGGGCGGGTGGCGGGCCACGCGGGCGGGTGGCGGGCCACAGGGGCGGGTGGCGGGCCACAGGGGCGGGTGGCGGGCCACGCGGGCGGGTGGCGGGCCACGCGGGCGGGTGGCGGGCCACAGGGGCGGGTGGCGGGCCACAGGGGCGGGTGGCGGGCCACGCGGGCGGGTGGCGGGCCACAGGAGCGGGTGGCGGGCCACAGGGGCGGGTGGCGGGCCACAGGGGCGGGTGGCGGGCCACGCGGGCGGGTGGCGGGCCACAGGGGCGGGTGGCGGGCCACGCGGGCGGGTGGTGGGCCACAGGGGCGGGTGGCGGGCCACACGGGCGGATGGCGGGCCACAGGGGCGGGTGGCGGGCCACAGGGGCGGGTGGCGGGCCACGCGGGCGGGTGGCGGGCCACAGGGGCGGGTGGCGGGCCACGCGGGCGGGTGGCGGGCCACAGGGGCGGGTGGCGGGCCACGCGGGCGGGTGGCGGGCCACAGGGGCGGGTGGCGGGCCACAGGGGCGGGTGGCGGGCCACGCGGGCGGGTGGCGGGCCACAGGGGCGGGTGGCGGGCCACGCGGGCGGGTGGTGGGCCACAGGGGCGGGTGGCGGGCCACACGGGCGGGTGGCGGGCCACAGGGGCGGGTGGCGGGCCACAGGGGCGGGTGGCGGGCCACAGGGACGGGTGGCGGGCCACGCGGGCGGGTGGCGGGCCACAGGGGCGGGTGGCGGCCCACAGGGGCGGGTGGCGGGCCACGCGGGCGGGTGGCGGGCCACAGGGGCGGGTGGCGGGCCACAGGGGCGGGTGGCGGGCCACGCGGGCGGGTGGCGGGCCACAGGGGCGGGTGGCGGGCCACGCGGGCGGGTGGCGGGCCACAGGGGCGGGTGGCGGGCCACGCGGGCGGGTGGCGGGCCACAGGGGCGGGTGGCGGGCCACAGGGGCGGGTGGCGGGCCACGCGGGCGGGTGGCGGGCCACAGGGGCGGGTGGCGGGCCACGCGGGCGGGTGGCGGGCCACAGGGGCGGGTGGCGGGCCACAGGGGCGGGTGGCGGGCCACGCGGGCGGGTGGCGGGCCACAGGGGCGGGTGGCGGGCCACGCGGGCGGGTGGCGGGCTACAGGGGCGGGTGGCGGGTCACGCGGGTGGGTGGCGGGCCACACGGGCGGGTGGCGGGCCACACGGGTGGGTCGGGGTCCCGCCCGTGTGGCCCAGCATGGAGGTCGATCTGGACACCCCCCGGACACCTAAAATACCCGGAGTAA